The following DNA comes from Spirulina major PCC 6313.
TGCTCCTCTACATCTGGGCTATCCTCAAGCTCCAACTCCTATAGGGTGACCCCTGCGATTTTTAAAGATGGGCGCGATCGATATTCCCCAACCCTGCAAAAGCGGTACGATTTTGCGCAATAAGCGAAACCGTTCTATTATCCGACCCTCTTGACGACCCTCCTGACGACCTTGCTCAAGAGCACATTCCTCAACTTCCTGCACGATCGCTTGATAAAACGTGGACTCCTGCATCGCTCGGCTCCTCATAACCTGTTGAATCACATCTGCTTCTAAATTTTAGACCGGCAAAGACTGCCGTTGCCGCCTCTAAATTTCCCTGCATTTGGGCATCAGTCGCGATTGACACGATCCGATGCTTAATCTGCTAGAGCAAGCCCACCGCATCCGGCTGTGCTGCCTGGGACAAAATGGCAACCCAACCACCGAACCACTACGCCACCCCATAATCCGTAAACTGGCGTTTATAGGGAGGATGCAACCCCAACACAATATCCTCCCGTAATACACCCAACTGAATAAGATCCACCGCCGGGTCAATATCAGTCATATTTTCTTGCAGCCAAATTTTGCCTTGCTTAATATCAAAGTGCATCATGGGATGATAAATTCGCTGAGAACCATCCCAACCCACATCCAACCAAAGATAATGATCGCGCACGTCATCGAGTAACAATTGTGTTTCAAATTGCTCATTTTCCTGTTTGTCTTCAGTATATTGAGCCAATACAGTCTTAATGCTTTGACGATAATGAACTAGCTTATCCATTTAACTAGGCCTCCTACATTTGAATCATAAACAATTAGTTTTAACTGATATTCTTGGATTGCCAAGTTTGCGAAAGAAGTCTGAAAGAAGCGCTGGTAAGTCTCTAACGGAATGGCTAAATACAGTATTCGCTGTGGGTCAACTTCTTGAAGGACAAGACGATAACTTAAAAATTGCCCCAATGCCCCATAAAAATCAGTCACGACCGACGGATTAACAAAACTCTTAATTTCTACAGCAATTTGCTCATGCCCACGCTCCGCTGCAAGAATGCGTTCTGCGGCTAAGTCGATCTCAAACTTAACCCGCTCCCACTTGAGTCGGTACGGATCAGCCGTAATCGTCCAGCCCTCTTGTTCTAGTGCGCTCTTGACTAGATCGTGAAAAATATCCCTAGCCATCGCCAAAATTCATGACATTGCTTCCATTTTGTCACGTCTCCTTCAGACGGGGTGGGTTGCTGTTGGGTTTCGCACGGTTATTTGCTGCCTGAGCCGTGCCCATCGCACCAAACACGAAATCAACTCACGACAATTGACTTACTCCCCCGTTTAGAAAACGGGGGATTCTGGGATCAAACAGCAATAGCAGGCAACGCCTGTCTGACATCACCTAACCCAATGGCTGAAGCCCCAGCCACTTTAATATTCATCGCCGCATTCTCATCCCGGTCATTCTCTGCCGAGCAACTGGGACACCGCCAATGGCGAGTCTCTAAATCCAGATGCTCCAAAATATGACCACAACTTGAACAGGTCTTGCTCGAAGGGAACCAGCGGTCAACATAGACCACCCGCTTCCCCTTCTTCGTCGCCACCCACTCCAGGATTTGCAGAAACTCCCCGAAACGCCAAAATCACTCACCTTTACCCCCCAGAGCCGCTGCATCGCCTTGAGGTTCAAGGTTTCAAAACACAGCCCATCAAACTGATTCGTCAGTTGATGGGCTAACTTCCAAAACCAGTCCCGCCGTCGATGGGCAATATCTTCATGCTTGCGGGATAAGTTTAATCGGGCACGTTCCCGATGGGCTGAACCCTTTTGCTTACGGGACAACTCTCGACTTGCTTTGCGAACCGAGTTAAGTGACTGCTTGAAGAACAAGGGTGCATCAATATTGAACCCCTCCGAACAGGTCAGAAACGTCTTGAGTCCAAAATCAAAACCAGCAATGTTACCTGTCTCGGTTTTGACTTCAGGCTCTGATGGCGTATCGACAGTGACAATCATGAACAGTTCTCCCAAGGGAGTTCGTTTAATCGTCACGGTCTTGACCTTGCCCTCAATGGGGCGAGAGTGCCAATATTGATAGACTTTGTTCCCAATCCTGACCCGGTTGCCACCGAGGAATTTGTACCCAGCTTGCTTGAGGGTGAAGGATTTGTACTTTCGGGTCTTCTTAAAGTTTGGCAGGCGAACGCCTTTTTTGTTGTGCTTGAAGAAGAGTTGATAGGCTTTCTCAATCCGTTGGCAGATATCCTGTACGGCTTGAGAACCCACCTGCAACCACCAGGGGTTCCGTTTCCGAAGCTTGGCGATGTGTTTTTGCAGTCGGGCGCAGTTCAAGTGCTTGCCCCACATTCGGTAGTACCGTTTGTGGAGGGCAACACAATGGTTGTAGATACGCCCTGCGGCATTGATTGTCCGCTTGAGGTATCTATTCCGCTTATGCTGGTAGAGCTTGAACTTGAGCGTTTTCATGGTTGCTATGATACCTCGGTATCACGGCTGAATAAATTCAGCCCTTCGCTTATATCCCCCGTTTGGAAAACGGGGGATATAAGCTTTACATTCGTAACAGGAACCCTAGACGAATCCGGTGCGATCGCCTATCCTGCGAGCAGTTCTTGATCCCTAAGCCCATGACGCAGACGGCACAAAAACGCTATCAAACGGGCATCCGTTGGATCATCGGGTCGGGTGCGATCGCCCTGCTGAGTGTGGGCGGAGTGGCCTGGTGGCTTTGGCGGCCCACCGCCTCCACGGTAGAGGTGGAAGTGATCACCGTGGAGCGGGGGGATGTGCTCAAAACCGTGACAGCGGGCGGTTTGGTGAAGGTGGGGAATCAACAAACCCTCAACGCCCCGACGACGGCGAATAATACTGCGATCGTTGAGCGAATCGAGGTGACCATTAACAGCCCGATTCAAAATAACCAAATCTTGATGCGGTTACG
Coding sequences within:
- a CDS encoding XisI protein, producing the protein MDKLVHYRQSIKTVLAQYTEDKQENEQFETQLLLDDVRDHYLWLDVGWDGSQRIYHPMMHFDIKQGKIWLQENMTDIDPAVDLIQLGVLREDIVLGLHPPYKRQFTDYGVA
- a CDS encoding XisH family protein, producing MARDIFHDLVKSALEQEGWTITADPYRLKWERVKFEIDLAAERILAAERGHEQIAVEIKSFVNPSVVTDFYGALGQFLSYRLVLQEVDPQRILYLAIPLETYQRFFQTSFANLAIQEYQLKLIVYDSNVGGLVKWIS